In the Vitis vinifera cultivar Pinot Noir 40024 chromosome 2, ASM3070453v1 genome, one interval contains:
- the LOC100254109 gene encoding uncharacterized protein LOC100254109, whose translation MMNQSSSCVNGEGEEEEEKMVDITLKTIGPSPPFRLRVPSPITVHDLRKLVASNGHLPIENLRLILRGNVLHDTKDGDDVSLQLNDGDSLIVAVKPKPPPKQVRDGFEDEDDDDNLKFQLPQSTSRWKRKLFCFLHDKLKLPDIILMAIFSLSLKMWVLIVTWFILAPVAHRWDLGPLYILGTGFCIIFVNLGQRKHGDISAYSIFNEDFRELPGTLNADRLDQDIRAGQF comes from the exons ATGATGAATCAGAGCAGCAGCTGTGTTAATGGGGAAGgagaagaggaggaggagaagatgGTAGATATAACTCTGAAAACCATAGGCCCTTCTCCTCCCTTTCGTCTCCGCGTGCCCTCTCCCATCACT GTGCATGATTTGAGAAAATTGGTTGCCAGCAATGGTCACTTACCGATTGAGAATTTGAGGCTTATTTTGCGAGGGAATGTATTGCATGACACAAAAGATGGAGATGATGTTTCCCTTCAACTCAATGATGGAG ATTCCCTGATTGTAGCTGTCAAACCAAAGCCACCGCCTAAGCAGGTTCGGGATGGATTTGAAGATGAGGATGATGACGACAATCTG aAATTTCAGCTTCCACAATCAACAAGTAGGTGGAAGAGGAAGCTTTTCTGTTTTCTACATGATAAGCTGAAGCTTCCTG ATATCATTTTGATGGCAATTTTCTCTCTCAGTTTAAAGATGTGGGTTCTTATTGTTACATGGTTTATCTTGGCACCTGTTGCCCATAGATGGGATTTGGGACCTCTATAT ATACTAGGAACAGGCTTTTGCATCATTTTTGTGAATCTGGGACAGCGGAAACATGGTGACATCAG TGCATATTCGATCTTCAATGAAGATTTCAGAGAACTTCCTGGAACACTTAATGCAGATCGTCTTGATCAAGACATCAGAGCGGGTCAGTTTTGA
- the LOC100259229 gene encoding glycine cleavage system H protein, mitochondrial: MALRMWASSTANALRVSCASKAHVSPAFSLSRCFSSVLDGLKYATSHEWVKHEGSVATIGITDHAQDHLGEVVFVEIPEPGGSVSKGNGFGAVESVKATSDVNSPISGEVVEVNSKLSEAPGLINSSPYEDGWMIKVKPSNPSELESLMGPKEYTKFCEEEDAAH; the protein is encoded by the exons ATGGCACTGAGAATGTGGGCTTCTTCTACTGCTAATGCTCTGAGAGTCTCTTGTGCCTCCAAAGCTCATGTGTCTCCTGCATTTTCTCTCTCAAGATGCTTTTCCTCTG tTTTGGATGGATTGAAGTATGCAACTTCACATGAATGGGTGAAGCATGAAGGCTCAGTGGCAACAATTGGTATCACTGATCATGCTCAG GACCACCTAGGAGAAGTAGTGTTTGTGGAGATACCAGAGCCTGGTGGTTCAGTTTCAAAAGGAAACGGCTTTGGAGCTGTGGAAAGTGTGAAAGCAACCAGTGATGTCAATTCCCCAATCTCTGGCGAGGTTGTTGAGGTCAACTCTAAGCTTAGTGAAGCGCCTGGTTTG ATCAATTCAAGCCCATATGAAGATGGATGGATGATCAAGGTGAAGCCTAGTAATCCATCAGAGTTGGAATCCTTGATGGGTCCAAAGGAATATACGAAATTCTGTGAGGAAGAAGATGCTGCCCATTAG